ATGTCAGAAAAAGAAATCTGGGAGAAAGTACTTTCATTAGCTCGAGAAGAAATTAGTGAGACTAGTTATACGACGTTTTTAAAAGATACTGAAATTCACGCATTACGTAATAGTGAAGCTATTATTATAACTGACGAGGATTTCGTAGCAAATTGGTTGAATACAAAATATGCTGAAATAGTTCAATCTTTACTACTTAAAACTATCGGTGAAGAAGTAACACCAAAATTCTATTCAAAAAACCAACTTGAATCGATGGATGAACAACCGTCAGTCAATGCAAAAGAAAATAAAAATCAAAATCAAACTCAAAGTGTTGATATAGCAATGGTTAGTGGCGAACAATTTAACACTCATAACACTTTCGATACGTTTGTTATTGGACCAGGCAACAGATTCCCACATGCTGCGAGTTTGGCAGTAGCCGAAGCACCCGCTCAAGCATATAATCCATTGTTTATTTATGGAGGCGTTGGACTTGGCAAAACCCATCTAATGCATGCTATAGGACATTACGTTTTAGCCAATAATCCAAATGCGCAAGTTATTTATACTTCAAGCGAAAAGTTTACGAATGAATTCATAAAATCTATTCGTGATAATGAGACAGAACGTTTCAGAGAAAAGTATAGAAACATTGATGTACTCCTAATTGATGATATTCAATTTATTCAAAATAAAGAACAAACACAAGAAGAATTTTTCCATACCTTCAATGAATTACACCAAGCTAATAAGCAAATAGTTATTTCAAGTGATCGTCCTCCTAAAGAAATTTCAAAATTAGAAGACCGTTTACGTTCACGTTTTGAATGGGGGTTAATCGTTGATATCACGCCACCTGATTACGAGACAAGAATGGCAATTTTGCAAAAGAAAATCGAGGAAGAAAACTTAAATATTCCAACAGAAGCATTAACATATATCGCAAATCAAATTCAATCAAATATTCGTGAGCTCGAAGGGGCGTTAACACGTGTACTCGCATTTTCAAAATTACATGGGCAATCGATAACTACTGAATTAACGGCAGAAGCACTAAAAGATATTATTCAAGCGCCTAAATCTAAAAAGATTACTATTCAAGATATTCAAAAAGTTGTCGGTGATTATTATAGTGTTCGTATCGAAGACTTTAGTGCTAAAAAACGTACTAAATCAATTGCTTATCCTCGTCAAATTGCAATGTATTTATCCCGTGAGTTAACTGATTTTTCACTTCCTAAAATAGGTGAAGAATTTGGTGGCCGTGACCACACAACAGTTATCCATGCACACGAAAAAATTAGCAATGACACAAAAAATGACCCAACATTTAAACAAGAAGTAGAAAATCTTGAAAAAGAAATAAGAAATCAATAAAAGAACTGTACTAAATACAGATTAAAAGCGTGCCTTAAGTAGAATAAAATAACATATTAGTAATAATGTTAACTGTGGGTAATGTGAATAAGTCATACACAGTGTACACAGTTTATCCACACAAGCTAAACTGTGTCATCAAAAAGATTAATGAACTTATCCACTAATTCACAGTGCCTACTACTATTACTACGATTTTAAAACCTATATAATTTATATATAAACGACTGGAAGGAGTTTAAATTAAAGATGGAATTCACAATAAGAAGAGACTATTTCATAAACCAACTTAATGACGCATTAAAAGCCATTTCACCAAGAACAACATTACCAATCTTAACAGGTATCAAAATTGAAACTAAAGAAAACGAAGTAATACTTACAGGTTCTGACTCAGAAATATCTATTGAAATTACAATACCTAAACAAATTGATGGAGAAGATATTGTTACAATTGCTGAAAGTGGTGCTGTAGTATTACCGGGCCGCTTCTTCGTTGATATCATAAAAAAACTTCCAGGCAAAGAAGTAAAATTATCAACAAATGATCAATTCCAAACGCTAATAACTTCAGGTCATTCTGAATTTAATTTAAGTGGTTTAGATCCAGATCAATATCCTCTATTACCAGAAGTATCTCGTGAAGATGCCATCCAATTATCGGTAAAAGTCTTAAAAAACATTATTGCACAAACTAATTTTGCAGTGTCCACCTCAGAAACACGCCCAGTATTAACTGGTGTTAACTGGCTTATACAAAACAATGAATTAATATGCACTGCTACAGATTCTCACCGCTTGGCAGTAAGAAAAGTAGACTTAGAAGAAGACAGTGAAAATAAAAATGTCATCATTCCAGGTAAAGCTCTATCCGAATTAAATAAAATTATGAGTGATAGTGATGATGATATTGATATATTCTTCGCTTCAAACCAAGTATTATTCAAAGTCGGTAATGTGAATTTCATTTCACGTTTATTAGAAGGCCATTATCCAGATACATCACGCTTGTTCCCTGAAAACTTTGAAATTAAATTAGGCGTTAATAATGGCGAGTTTTATCATGCAATTGATCGTGCATCATTATTGGCAAGAGAGGGCGGCAATAATGTCATTAAATTAAGTACTGGGAATGAACTAGTTGAATTATCATCAACTTCGCCAGAGATAGGTACCGTTAAAGAAGAGGTAGAGGCAAGTAATGTAGATGGTGGCAACTTAAAAATTTCATTTAATTCTAAATATATGATGGATGCATTAAAAGCTATCGATAATGACGAAGTAGAAGTTGAATTTTTCGGTACGATGAAACCATTTATTTTAAAACCAAAAGATGACGATTCAGTAACGCAACTCATTTTACCAATTAGAACTTATTAATTTTATAAAAGACGAACGCTTCGAAGGATTTACTTTGAAGCGTTATTTTTTTGCAAAAAATTAAAGTAAGTTGTGAAAATAATACGTGTAAACAGATAAATAAGTGATTAAAGCAGGTGATCGTAAATGGATCGTATAAAAGTTAAAACATTGGTGTTATGTGTTATAGCAACCATTTTAGTTACTTGTGTCATCATTCAATGTATTCAACATGTTCAAAGTAACAACGAAGGTAAAAGAATAGCACAAGCAGTAAAAAAAGCTAAGCGCATAATTCCATCGTGGGGGCATAACAAAGCAAGTGTGACGATAACACAATTTGGTAATTATTTATGCTCGCACTGTAAACAATTTGATCGTGATATTGTTTTACGATTAGAAAAAGATTTTAAAAATAATCCACAGGTGCAATTTCAATACATAGACGTTCCATTCTCCAATGAAATATCAAATATTAATTCTAGTGTGTCTCAGAAGCTATATACGCTTAATAAATATAAATATTGGGATTTACATCACAAAATATATGAAGCCACTCCAAAAGCTTCTGAAGTGAATAAAAAAGAGATAGCCCTTTATCGACAACAATTAATTAAACTCATAAATCAGTTAAATTTAGACCATATAACAAGTCAAACCTTAAAAAAAGTAATTAAAAATCCTAAAGCTAATGTTCATTCACATGGCTTGGCACGACAGCTAAATATAGATCATGTGCCTATCTTATATATTAATCAACAGCGCTTGGAAAATATTAAATCTTATAAAACATTAAAAAGGGAAATAATTAATGCCTTAAATCAAACAACAAAAAATCGTTAAATTGTTTTAATTAACAGTGTTTCAAGCACATATTAAATACAATAAATTAAAATTCAAAATAACTATTCGTTTTGGCCTTGTTTTACATGAAATTTTGCTTAAAAAAAGGTATAATAAGTAGATGACCTTAAAGTAATGAAATGGAGTGATTGATTTGGTTGAAGAAATAGTTGTTGATGGCGACATCACTTTAGGACAATTTCTCAAAACTGAAGGTATTATCGAATCTGGAGGCCAAGCTAAATGGTTTTTAAATGAATTCGAAGTATTACTAAACGACGAGATAGAAACACGTCGAGGTAAAAAGCTAAACCACCGAGATAAAATTGATATACCTGAAGTAGGTTCATTTCTCATTTTACATCAAGGTGCAGAATGAAGTTAACCTCACTCCAGCTAGAAAACTATCGTAACTATGAGCAGATTACGTTAGATTGTCATCCTGAAGTCAATATTTTAATTGGGGAAAACGCGCAAGGTAAAACGAATCTACTCGAATCCATTTATACTTTAGCGCTTGCTAAAAGTCATCGTACATCTAATGACAGAGAACTGATACGTTTTGACAAGGAGTATGCTAAAATAGAGGGAGAGTTAAGTTACAGATATGGCGAAATGCCACTTACCATGTTTATCACTAAGAAAGGTAAACAAGTTAAAATCAATCATTTAGAGCAAAGTAGGCTAACACAATATGTTGGTCATTTAAATGTGGTGTTATTTGCACCCGAAGATTTAAACATCGTTAAAGGATCTCCACAAATAAGAAGACGGTTTATAGATATGGAATTAGGACAGATTTCTGCCGTTTATTTAAATGATTTAGCTCAATACCAACGTATGCTTAAACAAAAGAATAATTATTTAAAGCAATTACAATATGGGCAAAAGACAAACGGCACTATGCTAGAAGTATTAAATGAGCAATTTGCTACATATGCTGTGAAAGTCACTTTGCGTCGTGAAAAATTTATTAAAGAATTAGAAGCACTTGCGCAACCTATCCATGCAGGTATAACTGATGAACGGGAGCAATTTGGTTTACGTTATTTACCAAGTTTAAAATTGTCCGATGTAAACAAAAGTGAGACTGACTTAACCGAGGAAGTCTTAACGATGTTAAACGAAAACATGGAACGAGAGAAAGATAGAGGTGTATGCCTTTTCGGTCCACATCGTGATGATTTAGCGTTTGATGTCAATAATATGGACGCCCAAACTTATGGGTCACAAGGCCAACAACGAACAACCGCTTTATCAATTAAACTTGCAGAAATAGAGTTAATGCGCATTGAAGTGGGTGAATACCCCATATTATTACTTGATGATGTATTGAGTGAATTAGATAATTCTCGTCAAACGCATTTGTTAAGTACGATACAGCATAAAGTACAAACATTCGTTACTACGACATCGATAGACGGTATAGACCATGAAATAATGTCAAATGCGAAAACATTTCGAATTAATCAAGGTGAAATTATTAAGTAACAGAAAGTGAAGGTGAACACATTGTCAGATGTGAACAACACGGAAAATTATGATGCTGGGCAAATTCAAGTATTAGAAGGTCTAGAAGCGGTACGTAAAAGACCAGGAATGTATATAGGTTCTACTGCAGAAAAAGGGCTTCACCACCTAGTGTGGGAAATCGTCGACAATAGTATTGACGAAGCATTGGCTGGCTACGCAGACCAAATTGAAGTTGTTATTGAAGAAGATAATTGGATTAAAGTAACTGATAACGGACGTGGAATTCCAGTTGGCATCCAAGAAAAAATGGGGCGTCCAGCAGTCGAAGTTATTTTAACTGTACTTCACGCCGGCGGTAAATTCGGTGGTGGCGGATATAAAGTATCAGGTGGTCTACATGGTGTGGGTTCTTCTGTAGTTAATGCTTTATCCGAAGATTTGGAAGTTTATGTACACATAGACAATAAAATATATCACCAAGCTTACAAAAAAGGTATTCCACAGTTTGATTTAAAAGTTATTGAAGAAACAGAGGATAATAACACTGGAACTGTCATTCGCTTTAAAGCCGATCCTACAATATTCACAGAAACAACTGAATATCAATATGACATATTACAGCAGCGTATTAGAGAACTAGCATTTTTAAATAAAGGTATATCTATAACGTTACGAGACGAACGTGAGACGGAAGAAGATGAAGAACAACGTGAAGATACTTATTTGTACGAAGG
The genomic region above belongs to Staphylococcus durrellii and contains:
- the dnaA gene encoding chromosomal replication initiator protein DnaA — its product is MSEKEIWEKVLSLAREEISETSYTTFLKDTEIHALRNSEAIIITDEDFVANWLNTKYAEIVQSLLLKTIGEEVTPKFYSKNQLESMDEQPSVNAKENKNQNQTQSVDIAMVSGEQFNTHNTFDTFVIGPGNRFPHAASLAVAEAPAQAYNPLFIYGGVGLGKTHLMHAIGHYVLANNPNAQVIYTSSEKFTNEFIKSIRDNETERFREKYRNIDVLLIDDIQFIQNKEQTQEEFFHTFNELHQANKQIVISSDRPPKEISKLEDRLRSRFEWGLIVDITPPDYETRMAILQKKIEEENLNIPTEALTYIANQIQSNIRELEGALTRVLAFSKLHGQSITTELTAEALKDIIQAPKSKKITIQDIQKVVGDYYSVRIEDFSAKKRTKSIAYPRQIAMYLSRELTDFSLPKIGEEFGGRDHTTVIHAHEKISNDTKNDPTFKQEVENLEKEIRNQ
- the dnaN gene encoding DNA polymerase III subunit beta, which produces MEFTIRRDYFINQLNDALKAISPRTTLPILTGIKIETKENEVILTGSDSEISIEITIPKQIDGEDIVTIAESGAVVLPGRFFVDIIKKLPGKEVKLSTNDQFQTLITSGHSEFNLSGLDPDQYPLLPEVSREDAIQLSVKVLKNIIAQTNFAVSTSETRPVLTGVNWLIQNNELICTATDSHRLAVRKVDLEEDSENKNVIIPGKALSELNKIMSDSDDDIDIFFASNQVLFKVGNVNFISRLLEGHYPDTSRLFPENFEIKLGVNNGEFYHAIDRASLLAREGGNNVIKLSTGNELVELSSTSPEIGTVKEEVEASNVDGGNLKISFNSKYMMDALKAIDNDEVEVEFFGTMKPFILKPKDDDSVTQLILPIRTY
- a CDS encoding DsbA family protein translates to MDRIKVKTLVLCVIATILVTCVIIQCIQHVQSNNEGKRIAQAVKKAKRIIPSWGHNKASVTITQFGNYLCSHCKQFDRDIVLRLEKDFKNNPQVQFQYIDVPFSNEISNINSSVSQKLYTLNKYKYWDLHHKIYEATPKASEVNKKEIALYRQQLIKLINQLNLDHITSQTLKKVIKNPKANVHSHGLARQLNIDHVPILYINQQRLENIKSYKTLKREIINALNQTTKNR
- the yaaA gene encoding S4 domain-containing protein YaaA, whose product is MIDLVEEIVVDGDITLGQFLKTEGIIESGGQAKWFLNEFEVLLNDEIETRRGKKLNHRDKIDIPEVGSFLILHQGAE
- the recF gene encoding DNA replication/repair protein RecF (All proteins in this family for which functions are known are DNA-binding proteins that assist the filamentation of RecA onto DNA for the initiation of recombination or recombinational repair.) is translated as MKLTSLQLENYRNYEQITLDCHPEVNILIGENAQGKTNLLESIYTLALAKSHRTSNDRELIRFDKEYAKIEGELSYRYGEMPLTMFITKKGKQVKINHLEQSRLTQYVGHLNVVLFAPEDLNIVKGSPQIRRRFIDMELGQISAVYLNDLAQYQRMLKQKNNYLKQLQYGQKTNGTMLEVLNEQFATYAVKVTLRREKFIKELEALAQPIHAGITDEREQFGLRYLPSLKLSDVNKSETDLTEEVLTMLNENMEREKDRGVCLFGPHRDDLAFDVNNMDAQTYGSQGQQRTTALSIKLAEIELMRIEVGEYPILLLDDVLSELDNSRQTHLLSTIQHKVQTFVTTTSIDGIDHEIMSNAKTFRINQGEIIK